In the Anomalospiza imberbis isolate Cuckoo-Finch-1a 21T00152 chromosome 3, ASM3175350v1, whole genome shotgun sequence genome, ACAGCTGTGACAGAGAAGACACAAGAAAATGTgagagaaacagccctgcagacactaAGATGAGTGAAGAAGGAACAGAAGTGGAATTCTGAGGCTGGGAAGAAGGCAGTGGAGTGGGGGGGTGAAGGTGttttcagctttgtttttatttcttgccATCCTACTCTACTATTACTGgcaataaattatattaattttccaAGTGCCAAGTCTGTTTAGCCCATGACAATAACTGGTGGTTGTTCTCCCTGTCTTTATCTTGACCCAAAAGTTTTTCACGGTACTTCTCTCCTGTCCTGCTGAGGAAGCGAAGTGAGAGAAAGCTTGGTGGACTCcaaggtttagattagatattaggaagaaattctttactgtgcactggaacaggttgtccagagaacctgtggatgctccatccctgcaagtgctcttggccagattggatggggctttgagtcACCTGGTCACACAAATAAAACCCTTGGGCTGTTAATTATAAACAGTCCTTTCATGACACCAAGATCTGGGTTTCAATAATGCAAGATACTAATGATTAGTGACTATAGATATTATAATGATAAGAGTTGCACCTTTTTCTTGTAGAGCTTCATAAATCTGTCTTTGAGTTCAATGAAAGTTGGTTTTACACAGGTGTTGTTTGCTAAAGCCagaagggaatgggaatggcCCACAGGAGGCACTGAACACAAACCAGTTTTCCAGCCCTCTTGGTTCCAGGAGACAAAGTGCAGAGAAGGCTTCAACCTGTGATACAAAAATTTAGTTAACTAAGGAATATAAAGAACACAAAGGCTAACTACTAACAGTTTCAACTAAGAGTCTGAAAATGTCAACATTTAAGCACTCAGGATTAAGGAGGACAGTTATAACTGTCACTGTGAATAAGATATTTTAGACTTCAGACTAAACCACTGTGTCTCTATGTTAAATTTAAATTGCAAACATCAATTGTTTTGTTAATTCAATGCATCAGGATTTGAAAAGTGAAGTTACAAGTACCCGTTTCTATAAAAGGGACTGGAAGCACTCTGAGATTTAGTAAAGGGGCAGATCAACACTGTGTGAGGGCAATCAGTCTACCTATAGTTTTGAAATAAGTAAAATACTTCAGATTCCCAGAATTTTCCCCATGCACCCCTGTCTGCCTATAAATTCCATTTTGCCTGCCTTTCCTGTTACATCTATGTAGCTCAATACTATTCAAGGTAGAAAATAGGTGCTAACAAGACAGTTAAAATAAAGATGATTTCCTACCAACATGAAAGTAACCATGGAAAGAGAAGAGCCTTCTGTTCAGCAAAAACAAACTTCTACTACAGAACTCATTATGCCAACATCCTTTGCTGTTGGGAGACCCCTGGAAAGCtgggctttgctttttttttttgcaatttggAGATGGAGAGGAGTAGCACTTCCTTTTATTTGGAAATCCAGGAATAATACGACTTATTTTCACTCATTACATCAGTTAATTATGTTTTCTTCCCTTCTAAAATTAAGAAAAGGAGGCTGGAGTAAACTGATTTGGTACTGAAACTGTTCAAATGAGAAGTTGGAATGCTCTGGACAATATGCCAGTTTCTGTACAAATCCCATGACTACTCTGTGTGGTATTACAAACCTTTCAATATTTCTGCGAAGGTCTGAAACCTGCACATTTCCTCGAACAAGAAGTGCACAGGCCAGGTAGAGGCTGTGCTTTGGATCTGCTTGAATTAGTTGATGATCTCTGCTAAACGCATCTGAGAACATCTGATCCAGCCTGGgtgaaaagaaaacagttatCTACCCTTACTAAAGTAGGACAAAAATTCATCAGAACGCCCACCTTCAGGGTTTAAAAGTTCATTAAATTCTGGATGAAGGTACATTTAATCTAGGACCATAAATGATAGAAAAGATTCAAACCTTTATATGTACATATGTTCGCATTAgaagtttttaaaaacacactggacccatttttttcctcaccctCAAGTTACAAGCCACTGTTGAATCAGAGAAGTTGCCTTTATAAAGGCAATTTGATACCAGTGGTTACAAAGTCTTAAAATTATGTAAAAGGATTTAACTACTTGGGGTTCTGGTTATGTAGCAATTTGAGTAGACAATCTCACTCGGAAGGATCTGACAAGGAATATCAAAGTGTTGACCCTTACAGAACTGATTATCTGCCTGTTACACTTCATTATTTAAAAGGATCAATGAGTCAGAGAACTGTATTAATTTTGATTAATGATTTGGGAAAAGACAGGCTATACATACTTCTCTAGTCTTCTAATTTTATCACACATGACTGCTTTAAAAGATGACACTGCAGATCATATTCTTTCTCTCTTCACTTCCTTAACCAAGTATCACTGTACTGTGGGATACCGAAGATGGTATTCTATGGACCCACAACATCTAAGATATTCTTTCCATTTGTTCCAAATACTGTACATTTATAatctctatttattttttcttacatcACCTCTGCCACAATCTGCCTATTACAACAAAATAAAGGAGACAAAAATGTTACTGTTCCCACTTCATTCTGAAACATCTTTGACTGACCGTCTCCTCATAGTCTGCTACCTTTCCCCCAGCCCTGTATACTGTATCCTCAAGGTATGTTCTCAACAGATCTGACTGTCACAACTTGCTATTGGAAAATAAGTGTGGTCCTGCCCTCTTCTCCACTTTGCATATTTCCATCACCTACCCTCAGCTGTCTCTACCACTATTTCTCTATCTCACTCTTGCGGACTCAACATAATCCACCAAAcacagtaaaatatattttaactggtaatttttttgctttgtcaGCAGGATAAATATCTCACAAAATTTGACACATCAGCTTATCATTACAGGAAGACATTAAATAGGCTCACTGCTTCTCCAGACTGAAGTAAGACACCATTATTTCCCCAAAGAGCCTAGTTAATCCCTTGTTCGTCTTTAGAGTATTTTGTCAGTCAAGTGTAAGCTGTTACTCAAAAGAACTTGTGGTGTGGGTTCTAAGTAATACATTTTCCCAACAGAAACACTTCCAGCAGAGATTAAAAGGATGTCAAGTTTACCGGCTCAACAGAGGAAAGGGACAATAGATGTTCCATAAATCAGCAGGATGAATTTGAAAATGTGGCAGATATACAAGTTTTAGAACTTTCATCCTTAGTTTTGCTGTAGAATGGAATTTTTAGATGTAAACTATGGAAAATCACAAATTAAGCTTTAAATGTGAAACtccaataatattttttcttacctTCTAGAAGGAACATTAACATCTGCCAGTGTATACAGAGGAGTCAAGCTTGAAACCAAATAATGAAGTCGAGGAAATGGAACCAAATTCATGCTGATTTCATTAAGATCCATATTTAGGGAACCCTCAAATCTAGCAGAGCTGAAAAATTAACAAACTGTTATGAAACTGCTACAAACCTAAGTAAATCACTTCCATAAGGTAAACATCCATTAAATCTATTTTTCAGCTGTTGTGTACAATAAAACTGTAAAACAACACTGCATTCAAGCAAGTGTTCAAGTATAACTACAAAACTTTCACATCTGGCAGTAACAGTGCTATGTCTTATTTACTTATACTTCCCATTAAAAACAGTAAGTTACCAAGAACAATTCCTTGTTTCCCAATTGTAGTCTTTAGCACTGATTTATcattaataatatttaatacCACTTAATACTGGTTAATTAATACCACTTTTACTAAACAGGCTATAATAAAACACATGTTACTCAGCATTaatctgtttaaaagaaaaacaggccAGTACTCCAGAAGTATGTTTTTTGCAGCAATAGACAGTTCATGAGCAAAAATGATCTCacaatatttacaaaataatgCAACTGGCCTAGAAAGGCAAACCGCCATGGGCTCCATTAGGCACTAGTGAATGACAATATACTTCTGCCTTTAAACTTACCGCAGTTTTAAAACTGTCATGGCTAAAGCAACACCACAACAATCTGAATACTTTAGCATTTAGTGCTAAATGCTAAAATACTTAAGCATTTAGTAACCAGTTCTTAAAAAGAGAAGACTCATATAGAATTAAAACCAAATAATATTACTCAAGTTGATGCAGGCCTGCATATTTACAGCACACACCACCTCCAGAAATCCTACTTTGTTACACAGGAATAACCCGTAACTTTACCTTGTCAGGTTCAGCAGCAAGTTGGCTACAATATTATTCATTGCATCAAATGGCTTCTCTTGTAGTGTTTTTGCACGGCCTGCACTTGATGTTACCAAGCTGTTTTGCTTCACAGTTGATCCTAACTTCCCAGAATTGATCATCTGATGAATTTTATTAACTATCTCAAACAGAGACTttgagagagagggaaaaaaaagcacagaagtaGTCTTGAGTATAGAACTTTGAAATTCGGTACCACACTTTTTCATTTCTAATAATCTTGAAAGCTCAGACATTGTACTGTTAGGTTAAAGATTATACCTTGACACATCTAAGTCCAACTTTTGAGCAATTCCAGTTGACTGAAGTGTTCCTAAGTCTGTGCCTTACACATCACAAATATATACACGGCTTGACTCAGAAGTTTGAATTTTAATCAACTATTCAAAATGcttatgaaaatttaaaaagcagttttaGAAGATAACACCTGTGAAGCAAAAAATATAGTCTCTGACTAAATTTTactttctcttgcttttttcacAAACAAACAGCAAGACAGCCACTGAAGCTAGATTCAAATGAGTCTAGCACTTTGCAAGGTCAGTGATTTACATATCACTAATCAGCACAGTTAAGCTTGTTGGAATCTGGAGAGGCCAGCAGTCCTTGCAGGACCCTACTAATACTAAGTAAAATTGATTGctagaagaagaaaagacaCTATCTCAGTAAATAGGTTTTCACTGCTTATCTTGAAATAGACATGAAAAAATTCACTCTACCTTAGTTTAAAGAAGCAGAGCGACTTTTTAGTGATGTCCACATTCATTTCTAAAGCTTACCAGTGACTTAGAAGTTCAATTATTACTTTAAAACGTGAAATTATACTTCCGGAGATTTGGTATGCAAATCAGTACTGAAAAGGAAGAGCCATTTCCACattctaataaaaaaaattacagaaatagaATATTATTTCTTACTTCATTCTCTATTGGTAGCACACAGTCCGCATGTTCATTAAGCTCCTTCATAGCCAGAACACTGTTATATGGAGAAGTAATAACATCATCTTCACCAGAGGGATAAACTGAAGTAACAAATCTATATACTTCTGGGAACTCCTCCTCAAGCAAATTTAGTACAAAAGTTCCAAGACCAGATCCTGTCCCTAATTATGAATGAAGACAGAATGAGAGAAGACAGGTTCCTCACATTATCTTAGGCTCTACGACTCATGTAGGAGACAAACAACTTTTCAATTATATAtgttaacaaatattttctgaagcATTTGGCTGACAGTAGACATTACTCAAATGTAATTAAGGCAGGAAGGTTTGTCCCagacaggaaaataattaagtaataaaattatttcccacAGTATGTCAGTCAAAATGAAGTATACATTCTCAAAAATTTCTGCAAACCAAAAAGTCCTGTTATGTAACAAACATTTTTCTGACCTAGTCTTTCtaattctttattttcagttctttaATTTGAATTATGAAACACAACATTTTCTTAAAAGCATTCAACTGCCCCAAACAATACTATTTTCCTTTTGGGGTTTCTTTATGAAATTTTCTCATTCTTCAGTAAAAACAGAACTGCCCCTTCCCCCCAGCACACaggcttttttcctcattaaCAGTATGCACACAGCCCTGAGTTCAAAACAGAGAAATGAACTGTGGTCTTTTTCTGAATATTCAGCTACATTCTCAGTGGCAGACAATTTAATCTGTGAACAAGACAGCAGTTTTCACAATAACAGAAACTACCTCCAGGGTCTCTGAAATTAAGCAAATGGCCACAAAAAGGCCCTTGACAAAATCCTTGCTTCATATTTAGAACTATTTTCGGTGTCTTTTTCCACATCATAACCAGTTTTAATACATGCTACTCTCCTATTTCTGGGGTAGGAAGGCTTAATGGCAATGCAATAATGACAAAATTGTCACTGCAAAGGATTCTCCCTTTTGGCTTATTAACTAACTAGATCAGATTCAAGAGAATTatgaggaaggaaaacagaaaaataaagtttttctGAAGTTATGCAACATTAGAAGTCTCCTTCAAAGCCTTCTGGAAAACTCTTTCCCCACAACTAAAATGATTATGACAATGCTGTCAGTGTTCAGAGGTCACCGACCCTTCTTCTGATCAGTAACACCTCAGTGTTTGTCTTTGGTACCTATCTGGATCCACTCACTGCCTCATCTTTAGAATTTTAGCTGCATTTTTGTTCTGGGTAGCATATCAGAGCTCCTCAGTGCTCTTATAAAATCAGTGATAAATAATTACAGGTCCACTTAATTGTACTATGTTAATTTTCTAAATCTGCATTCTGAATGATGTAGATTATTatactgattttcttttcacaatccatgttttttttttttttttttcatctgtggCTACTGCAGTCATACTCCCCATAAAAAGATTACTTACCACCTCCCATGGAATGAATTATAAAGAAACACTGTAGACAGTCACAATGTTCAGCagtttttctcagcttttccaCTATGTTTTCCCGGTACTGACAGCCATATATCTTATGACCTACAGCCCTAAGGATATGAAAAGTACTTTAAAACCTCTgcccaaaaaaatcaaactttaaaattttaatttgaaatccTTTTAAGTGACATTTTAGAGTTCAGAGTCCAAAACTGGGTGCAACACCTCATCTGTGAGAGTTTCTAAGTTGTGACTACATATGAGCATATGGGAGTTAGGACATGGCTTTAACTTGGAGGATGCAAACAGGTCTAAATTCACAACTTTGGAGTATGAACTTATTATTCTGtactgaaaaggaaataaactcCCACACCGGATGATCCAATTGTAGTAATGAAATGAAAGCTACATAGTACTTAGCAATAAAGATATCCCTATGAAATAAGTGTACAGATAATCTTTTGAGTACTATGCAAGTCAGTTGCTACtagcaacaaaaaaaccccaaacagctCATTTTCAACACACTTGTCTGCTACATGGTAAAGACTGTTTTACTCTCCTTATTGCACTCTCTTTTGGTACATTTGCTGGTGATTTGCTTTCCAGTCTGTAGTGCACTGAATATTATTAGAGTACCTTAAGGTCTCTGTGAAAATTTGGAATTCATTATAGTAATCAatctttttctaaatttttattttggtaatGTAGTTTATATGCACAAAGTCAGACTCTGTTTAGAAATCAAAAGTGCATTTGTTCATATATCTCATTTTCACAGTTGCTGCACAGTCTCAAACTAGATTATGGCTTCAACTAAGCAATGATAGCAGCTGAAtgccaaagaaacaaaaataaaaagcatgatcttttgtaaagaaaatcaaaaaataaggaaaaaagagacaaaatgaTATATCAGCAAAATTATTCTTCTGTAAAAGCCTTTTCAAAGCCTTCCTCCAGGCAACAGTGACTCCATGTTTGCTGGTAAAatgctgcagctctccaggtgCAGAACAACACAGAAAGCTATGGTTATCATTTCCCCTTTCAAATGCCATCTAATTAGCTGCTAAGAAATGTGTTCTAAAGAGGTTCTCACCAGTTGTTTCCTGAACCAGAAACATCTGTGATAAGCTGCTTGCTATCAAACACATCCCTCAGCGGTCCCTGTAGAATTTCATTTACCACACCCTCCTCCATGTCAATCAACAGTGCCTTTGAGAATGGAAAGAATTTAAATTCAGTCAGTAAGCAAACCACCCTTGAAATAATCACACaaagaaatatgaaattattGACAATATGAAAGGAATCCTgtttctgctctgctccagagaaACCTTTCCCCACCCCAGCTGTTAACTAACTAGGAGACCAACTAGCTTCTCCTTAGCTGATTTGCTAGTTGTTTGATAGGACTGCATTTCAGATGAAACTCTGTTAAAATTTTATAATGTTTTACCCCACTACTTAGGaataaaacaattaaaacattttaatgtttCAAGTTTCCTTGATCCTTAATCATTTAAAGTGGCTCAAAGAAACCCAATCCTTAGTTAATAATATCTGCAATCATTTTATAAAAATTCCAACAAGTTACTCAACAAGACTGGCAGCAAGCTGTATTACTGCATTAATAAAAGTTAATATTAGAAATTTTACTTTCAAAGCAGTACTTAAACCTATATGCAATTTTAAGAACTTCATGAAAATTCCCACACAGTTGGACATAAATATTCAATGTAAAAACAGTTACTTTTATAGCTTGCCTTACTCGTGCTTTTAAAGAGcagatttttcctttgtaaataTCAGGACCATTATCaccacttctgaaaaaaaaaaaacaataacagAAAACTCTAAGATCATATTTGCAGCAAAAAATAAGTACTACAATAAAATTTTATCTCTTATATATTGTGTTTGGAGGACTATGACAAcgcaaacaaacagaaacaccCTGAACATGCTGCTAAGACCTCATAATACAGGACATGATCTCAATAAGAATTATCCTAAATATTACTTCAAGAAGCTGAAAGATAAGCATAGAAGTTTACTCTCAGATACAGCCTCTGATCTGTAGCAATTCTACAAGCGCTGCCAAAACTGGAAAGGATTATCTTTTATCAGCACGTGATACATGTATCCACATCAAACAATGGAAAAAAGCTCCTCATGAGCTTTTCAGTGGGGGTAGTACAGCACTGTGCTTGAGGTGTGAAAGCTCTGTAACTGTACCAGCACAGTGCTGTGCTTGACTTATTCTGCTTATTATGATTTACCAGTTCAGAAATCCTGCTGGGCTGACATAGGTaaatcttccttctttcccaggACTGGTTGTATTGAGTCAACATAGCAGACTGTATATTATGTTACATTTTTTCCCACTCAAATGATGAGATACTATGGTCTGGCCAAACTAGATTCAGTAcaaggtgggaaaaaaaaggcagggatACTGGAAGACTGATCTTATTTCCTCTTCCATTATTTACCTCATCTGGGAGCTGGCCAAGCCTAAATTTAAAGTATGTCTTAGGACCATTCTACATTTAACCACCATTATATTCACAAAACATCAGCTAAATTTCACTACAGCACCGATGTTCTGAGCCTATTGAATCCCATCAGGAACAAGGGGAAAAGAGTACAGGGATACACTGGATTACTCAAGAATTTTACAACTTGTCAATCAAAGATGGTCTCTAGACACTTCTCATTAGGTGAGCACCTCACAACAGCCTCCAATACTGATGATTCCTCAAGCCTACACAACACCTGTAGGAGTACACTATAGCACCAGTAAATCCTCCTACAGAATTTCTCTTTAGGGACTAACAAAAttcaaagaggaaataaaaccaaCCTTTATGTTTCTTACTGTTGGCTTTATGGTCTTTCTTGCCAGATCAAACCTTCTTGGTTTCAATTCAATTTCAAACCACTTGGATTcaattgctgaaaaaaaaaaaatcccaagattCCTCGAACCATGggatggcttgggttggaagggaccctaaagattGTCCAGTTCCaaccaccctgccatgggcagggacaccttccactagaccaggtggctCAGGGAGAAAACAGGTGTTTCTATTACAGCCTTCCTGTCAATTACAAATTTGGTGGTTTCATCTGGCACATACAGAAACAGACACTTTTtatgatttaattttcttaattaaaaaaaagaatcttgGAAATACCCATATGGAATGACAAAAACAAACTTCAATACATTTGCAATGTTCTTTCAAAGAGGTAAAATTTGAGACAAAGCAATTTGGATTTCAGTGCTGTTCTAATTAAAATCACATTGCTGTACTGCAACATTTTCATACAATGGAAGGAAACAGAGGTTGGTCAAATGTTTTTTTACTAATTAAAATGCAACAGGCTATCCCAAGTACACATTTTCTTCTTGCAAACTGCATGGATTTTTATAACTGGAAAGATAAGAGATAACCAAATGGTTTTAAGGTATGAATTGGTTAactaataaaaaacaaattataGACACTACTCAGGGTAACAAAATAGATACATAAGACTTTAAAAATTATCAGTTTTTTCTGACTATCTTATATACAATTCCTCTTACAACTCTTCAAGAAATGCTGCTCAGTTAGTATTCAGAGGGCACACAATCTGATTGTTATTTGCAGTGGCAGAAGCTATCAGATCCTGACT is a window encoding:
- the TUBE1 gene encoding tubulin epsilon chain isoform X2, which gives rise to MEEGVVNEILQGPLRDVFDSKQLITDVSGSGNNWAVGHKIYGCQYRENIVEKLRKTAEHCDCLQCFFIIHSMGGGTGSGLGTFVLNLLEEEFPEVYRFVTSVYPSGEDDVITSPYNSVLAMKELNEHADCVLPIENESLFEIVNKIHQMINSGKLGSTVKQNSLVTSSAGRAKTLQEKPFDAMNNIVANLLLNLTSSARFEGSLNMDLNEISMNLVPFPRLHYLVSSLTPLYTLADVNVPSRRLDQMFSDAFSRDHQLIQADPKHSLYLACALLVRGNVQVSDLRRNIERLKPSLHFVSWNQEGWKTGLCSVPPVGHSHSLLALANNTCVKPTFIELKDRFMKLYKKKAHLHHYLQIDGMEQSCFTEAISSLSDLIDEYNELDATKGGPRLDPSRLKIAV
- the TUBE1 gene encoding tubulin epsilon chain isoform X1, which codes for MTQSVVVQVGQCGNQVGCRFWDLALREHAAVNKKGIYDEALSSFFRNVGTRSGDNGPDIYKGKICSLKARALLIDMEEGVVNEILQGPLRDVFDSKQLITDVSGSGNNWAVGHKIYGCQYRENIVEKLRKTAEHCDCLQCFFIIHSMGGGTGSGLGTFVLNLLEEEFPEVYRFVTSVYPSGEDDVITSPYNSVLAMKELNEHADCVLPIENESLFEIVNKIHQMINSGKLGSTVKQNSLVTSSAGRAKTLQEKPFDAMNNIVANLLLNLTSSARFEGSLNMDLNEISMNLVPFPRLHYLVSSLTPLYTLADVNVPSRRLDQMFSDAFSRDHQLIQADPKHSLYLACALLVRGNVQVSDLRRNIERLKPSLHFVSWNQEGWKTGLCSVPPVGHSHSLLALANNTCVKPTFIELKDRFMKLYKKKAHLHHYLQIDGMEQSCFTEAISSLSDLIDEYNELDATKGGPRLDPSRLKIAV